The Nocardioides pantholopis genome window below encodes:
- a CDS encoding response regulator, whose translation MADGAVPTVLVVDDDDSIREITQIALELVGGWQVLPASGGEEAVRIAREQRPDAVLLDVMMPGMDGPSTFQHLRDDAATRDIPVVFLTAKIRGDAHEAWAGLAVAGVISKPFDPMSLATEMAALLGW comes from the coding sequence GTGGCGGACGGCGCGGTTCCCACCGTGCTGGTGGTCGACGACGACGACTCGATCCGCGAGATCACCCAGATCGCGCTCGAGCTGGTCGGCGGGTGGCAGGTCCTGCCGGCCAGCGGCGGCGAGGAAGCCGTCCGGATCGCCCGGGAGCAGCGTCCCGACGCGGTGCTCCTCGACGTGATGATGCCCGGCATGGACGGTCCCAGCACGTTCCAGCACCTGCGCGACGACGCGGCCACCCGGGACATCCCGGTGGTGTTCCTGACCGCGAAGATCCGCGGCGACGCGCACGAGGCCTGGGCCGGCCTGGCGGTCGCCGGTGTCATCTCCAAGCCGTTCGACCCGATGTCGCTGGCCACCGAGATGGCCGCCCTGCTGGGCTGGTAG
- a CDS encoding bifunctional 3,4-dihydroxy-2-butanone-4-phosphate synthase/GTP cyclohydrolase II: MTSNPLGRPQHGGIRLDPVERAVADIAAGRAVVVVDDEGRENEGDIIFAASKATPELMAFTIRHSSGVICVPMPGEMLDRLEIPLMTPHNKDRLRTAYTISVDARDGVSTGISAADRAHTARVLADSATEPWEITRPGHVFPLRYREGGVLVRRGHTEAAVDLAKLAGLTPAGVLVEVVNDDGTMKRAPELREFADEHGLAMISIEDLVKYRRRHEEHVERVAETRLPTRAGEFTAYGYRITIDGSEHLALVHGDVSGPEPVLTRVHSECLTGDVFGSRRCDCGPQLDEAIERIMAEGRGVVVYLRGHEGRGIGLVGKLQAYQLQDGGRDTVDANLDLGLPADARHYGTATQILKDLGVEAVRLLTNNPGKVSDLEDYGITVTERVPLTPHPNDHNLAYLLTKRDRMGHVLPDLDHGPRTDPADPVASTLTNGGPR; the protein is encoded by the coding sequence ATGACCAGCAACCCCCTGGGCCGCCCGCAGCACGGCGGGATCCGGCTCGACCCCGTCGAGCGCGCCGTCGCCGACATCGCCGCCGGCCGGGCGGTCGTGGTCGTCGACGACGAGGGCCGCGAGAACGAGGGCGACATCATCTTCGCGGCCAGCAAGGCCACGCCGGAGCTGATGGCGTTCACGATCCGGCACTCCAGCGGCGTGATCTGCGTGCCGATGCCCGGGGAGATGCTGGACCGGCTCGAGATCCCGCTGATGACCCCGCACAACAAGGACCGGCTGCGCACGGCGTACACGATCTCGGTGGACGCCCGCGACGGCGTCAGCACCGGCATCTCCGCCGCGGACCGGGCCCACACCGCCCGGGTCCTGGCCGACTCGGCGACCGAGCCCTGGGAGATCACCCGCCCCGGCCACGTCTTCCCGCTGCGCTACCGCGAGGGCGGGGTGCTGGTGCGCCGCGGGCACACCGAGGCCGCCGTGGACCTCGCGAAGCTGGCGGGGCTGACCCCGGCGGGGGTGCTGGTGGAGGTCGTCAACGACGACGGCACGATGAAGCGGGCCCCCGAGCTGCGCGAGTTCGCCGACGAGCACGGCCTGGCGATGATCTCCATCGAGGACCTCGTGAAGTACCGCCGCCGCCACGAGGAGCACGTGGAGCGGGTCGCCGAGACCCGGCTCCCGACCCGGGCCGGCGAGTTCACGGCCTACGGCTACCGGATCACGATCGACGGCTCCGAGCACCTCGCCCTCGTCCACGGCGACGTCTCCGGGCCCGAGCCGGTGCTCACCCGGGTGCACTCGGAGTGCCTGACCGGTGACGTCTTCGGCAGCCGACGCTGTGACTGCGGACCGCAGCTGGACGAGGCGATCGAGCGGATCATGGCCGAGGGCCGGGGCGTCGTGGTCTACCTGCGCGGGCACGAGGGCCGCGGGATCGGCCTGGTCGGGAAGCTGCAGGCCTACCAGCTCCAGGACGGCGGTCGCGACACCGTCGACGCCAACCTCGACCTGGGCCTGCCCGCCGACGCCCGGCACTACGGCACCGCCACCCAGATCCTCAAGGATCTCGGGGTCGAGGCGGTCCGGCTGCTGACCAACAACCCGGGGAAGGTCTCCGACCTGGAGGACTACGGGATCACCGTGACCGAGCGGGTACCGCTCACCCCGCACCCCAACGACCACAACCTCGCCTATCTGCTGACCAAGCGGGACCGGATGGGACACGTGCTGCCGGACCTGGACCACGGCCCGCGCACCGACCCCGCGGACCCGGTCGCCAGCACCCTCACGAACGGAGGTCCGCGATGA
- a CDS encoding riboflavin synthase, protein MFTGIVEELGTVDVVEDQGDAIRLTVRADVTLDGTGLGDSIAVNGCCLTVAARTEGTWTADVMQETLDKTGLRGVAPGDRVNLERAVTVEKRLGGHLVQGHVDGVGEILARTPSEHWEVVEIGLPPALSRYLVDKGSITVDGVSLTVVDVGEASFTVSLIPETLARTTLGRRAPGDLVNLEADVIAKHVERLLAGGYLDRSATGEDS, encoded by the coding sequence ATGTTCACCGGAATCGTCGAGGAGCTCGGCACCGTCGACGTCGTCGAGGACCAGGGGGACGCGATCCGGCTCACCGTCCGGGCGGACGTCACCCTGGACGGCACCGGCCTGGGCGACTCGATCGCCGTCAACGGCTGCTGCCTGACGGTGGCCGCGCGCACCGAGGGGACGTGGACTGCCGACGTGATGCAGGAGACCCTCGACAAGACCGGCCTGCGGGGTGTGGCCCCCGGCGACCGGGTGAACCTGGAGCGCGCCGTCACCGTCGAGAAGCGGCTCGGCGGGCACCTCGTCCAGGGCCACGTCGACGGGGTGGGCGAGATCCTCGCGCGGACCCCGAGCGAGCACTGGGAGGTCGTCGAGATCGGGCTGCCGCCCGCGCTGTCGCGCTACCTGGTCGACAAGGGCTCGATCACCGTCGACGGCGTCAGCCTCACCGTCGTCGACGTCGGCGAGGCCTCGTTCACGGTGAGCCTGATCCCCGAGACCCTGGCCCGCACCACCCTCGGGCGCCGGGCGCCCGGGGACCTGGTCAACCTCGAGGCCGACGTGATCGCCAAGCATGTCGAGCGGCTGCTGGCCGGCGGCTACCTGGACCGGTCGGCGACGGGGGAGGACTCCTGA
- a CDS encoding pyruvoyl-dependent arginine decarboxylase translates to MNPKSPPAPSAAGLDITLRTGVGEGRTHLSAFDHALLRAGVGNYNLITLSSVIPPASRLHHVDDGAVDPVEGRHGDRLFCVLAAAYADQPGDTGWAGLGWAVDDETGAGLFVEHTATSEKALQELIRSSLEDLVAHRGGGFERLEMLTVSATCTELPACALAVAAYETVPWSVG, encoded by the coding sequence GTGAACCCCAAGAGTCCGCCCGCGCCGAGTGCCGCAGGTCTGGACATCACGCTGCGCACCGGCGTCGGGGAGGGTCGCACCCACCTGTCGGCGTTCGACCACGCGCTGCTGCGGGCCGGCGTCGGCAACTACAACCTGATCACGCTGTCCTCGGTGATCCCGCCCGCCAGCCGGCTGCACCACGTGGACGACGGCGCTGTGGACCCCGTCGAGGGACGCCACGGCGACCGGCTCTTCTGCGTCCTGGCCGCGGCGTACGCCGACCAGCCGGGCGACACGGGGTGGGCCGGCCTGGGGTGGGCCGTCGACGACGAGACCGGCGCGGGTCTCTTCGTCGAGCACACCGCGACCTCCGAGAAGGCCCTCCAGGAGCTGATCCGCTCCAGCCTCGAGGACCTGGTCGCGCACCGCGGCGGCGGCTTCGAGCGCCTGGAGATGCTCACGGTCTCCGCGACCTGCACCGAGCTGCCGGCCTGCGCGCTCGCGGTCGCGGCGTACGAGACCGTCCCGTGGAGCGTCGGGTGA
- the ribH gene encoding 6,7-dimethyl-8-ribityllumazine synthase: MSGAGAPTHQPVDCHDLRVAVVAATWHEQVMDGLLAGAARAFADYRVDAPVVVRVPGAFELPVVAGALAAHGYEAVIALGVVIRGGTPHFEYVCSAATDGLARVALDHTVALGFGVLTCDDEQQALDRAGLEGSREDKGYEAASAALLTAQTLKRVRRGYDA; the protein is encoded by the coding sequence ATGAGCGGAGCCGGAGCCCCCACCCACCAGCCCGTCGACTGCCACGACCTGCGGGTCGCGGTCGTCGCCGCCACCTGGCACGAGCAGGTGATGGACGGCCTGCTGGCCGGCGCCGCCCGCGCCTTCGCCGACTACCGCGTCGACGCGCCAGTGGTGGTCCGGGTGCCGGGCGCGTTCGAGCTGCCGGTCGTGGCGGGCGCGCTCGCGGCCCACGGGTACGAGGCCGTGATCGCGCTCGGCGTGGTGATCCGCGGCGGCACCCCGCACTTCGAGTACGTCTGCTCCGCGGCCACCGACGGCCTGGCCCGAGTCGCGCTCGACCACACGGTCGCCCTCGGGTTCGGCGTGCTGACCTGCGACGACGAGCAGCAGGCGCTGGACCGGGCCGGCCTGGAGGGGTCCCGGGAGGACAAGGGCTACGAGGCCGCGTCCGCGGCGCTTCTGACCGCCCAGACGCTCAAGCGGGTCCGGCGCGGGTACGACGCCTGA
- a CDS encoding nicotinamide mononucleotide transporter family protein: protein MLDWLLHGQIAVGEGHLAVREVVGNVFGLASALLGMRLVVWAWPVGLVGNALLFTVFVSGELSGAVAEPLWGQAGRQVMFAIVGGYGWWRWSRHRAEGAARVAWAPRWATWSERLVLLAAGAAAYAVAWAVLHRIGSWGPATEAWILAGSLLATWGMARGWVEFWLVWIAVDVVGVTSLVRAGYYPTAAMYLFYGAFCVIGLFAWWRLERAARTRPGAIPVDEGVPA from the coding sequence ATGCTGGACTGGCTCCTGCACGGGCAGATCGCCGTCGGCGAGGGCCACCTCGCGGTCCGCGAGGTGGTCGGGAACGTCTTCGGGCTCGCCAGCGCGCTGCTCGGGATGCGCCTGGTCGTGTGGGCCTGGCCGGTCGGCCTGGTCGGCAACGCGCTGCTGTTCACGGTCTTCGTCAGCGGCGAGCTCAGCGGCGCCGTCGCCGAGCCGCTGTGGGGGCAGGCCGGGCGGCAGGTGATGTTCGCGATCGTCGGCGGCTACGGCTGGTGGCGCTGGTCGCGGCACCGGGCAGAGGGCGCCGCCCGCGTCGCCTGGGCGCCGCGCTGGGCCACCTGGTCCGAGCGGCTGGTGCTGCTCGCCGCCGGCGCCGCGGCGTACGCCGTGGCCTGGGCCGTCCTGCACCGGATCGGCTCCTGGGGCCCGGCCACCGAGGCCTGGATCCTGGCCGGCTCGCTGCTGGCCACCTGGGGCATGGCCCGCGGGTGGGTCGAGTTCTGGCTGGTCTGGATCGCGGTCGACGTCGTCGGCGTCACCAGCCTGGTCCGCGCCGGCTACTACCCGACCGCGGCGATGTACCTCTTCTACGGCGCGTTCTGCGTCATCGGGCTGTTCGCCTGGTGGCGTCTGGAGCGGGCCGCTCGCACCAGGCCGGGGGCCATCCCGGTCGACGAAGGAGTTCCCGCATGA